One region of Clavibacter michiganensis subsp. tessellarius genomic DNA includes:
- the rplD gene encoding 50S ribosomal protein L4: protein MATDTQLDVLDATGAVTGSVDLPASLFDVQTNVPLIHQVVVAQLAAARQGTHKTKGRGEVSGAGRKPFKQKGTGRARQGSIRAPQMTGGGIVHGPTPRNYAQRTPKKMIAAALLGALSDRARGARLHVIESLSAGDVPSTKTVVALLEGIATSKHVLIVLERTDEVSLRSVRNIPTVHVLSYDQLNAYDVLVSDDIVFTKGAFDAFVESKTAKEEVAA, encoded by the coding sequence ATGGCTACCGACACCCAGCTCGACGTCCTCGACGCGACCGGTGCAGTCACCGGCTCCGTCGACCTGCCCGCGTCGCTCTTCGACGTGCAGACCAACGTCCCGCTCATCCACCAGGTCGTCGTCGCCCAGCTCGCCGCGGCGCGCCAGGGAACGCACAAGACCAAGGGCCGCGGCGAGGTCTCCGGCGCCGGCCGCAAGCCGTTCAAGCAGAAGGGCACCGGCCGCGCTCGTCAGGGCTCCATCCGCGCGCCCCAGATGACCGGCGGTGGCATCGTCCACGGCCCGACGCCCCGCAACTACGCGCAGCGCACCCCCAAGAAGATGATCGCCGCAGCTCTGCTCGGCGCCCTCTCCGACCGCGCGCGCGGCGCCCGCCTCCACGTCATCGAGAGCCTCTCCGCCGGAGACGTCCCCTCGACGAAGACCGTGGTCGCGCTGCTCGAGGGCATCGCCACGAGCAAGCACGTCCTCATCGTCCTGGAGCGCACCGACGAGGTCAGCCTCCGCAGCGTGCGCAACATCCCGACGGTCCACGTGCTGTCCTACGACCAGCTCAACGCGTACGACGTGCTCGTGAGCGACGACATCGTCTTCACGAAGGGCGCGTTCGACGCGTTCGTCGAGTCGAAGACGGCCAAGGAAGAGGTTGCCGCATGA
- the rpsQ gene encoding 30S ribosomal protein S17, translating to MANAEEKNTADTATADRGYRKSRRGYVTSDKMEKTIVVEVEDRVKHPLYGKVIRRTSKVKAHDESNSAGIGDLVLINETRPLSASKRWRLVEILEKAK from the coding sequence ATGGCGAACGCCGAAGAGAAGAACACGGCTGACACCGCGACGGCCGACCGCGGCTACCGCAAGTCCCGTCGTGGCTACGTGACCAGCGACAAGATGGAGAAGACCATCGTCGTCGAGGTCGAGGACCGCGTGAAGCACCCGCTGTACGGCAAGGTCATCCGCCGCACCTCCAAGGTCAAGGCGCACGACGAGTCCAACAGCGCCGGCATCGGCGACCTGGTCCTGATCAACGAGACCCGTCCCCTCAGCGCCTCCAAGCGCTGGCGCCTGGTCGAGATCCTCGAGAAGGCCAAGTAG
- the rplP gene encoding 50S ribosomal protein L16 → MLIPRKLKHRKQHHPGRSGHATGGTVVSFGEYGIQALTPAYVTNRQIESARIAMTRHVKRGGKVYINIFPDRPLTKKPAETRMGSGKGSVEWWVANVKPGRVLFELSGVDEVTAREALTRAIHKLPLKARIIKREEGDA, encoded by the coding sequence ATGTTGATCCCCCGCAAGCTCAAGCACCGCAAGCAGCACCACCCGGGTCGGTCCGGCCACGCGACGGGCGGCACCGTGGTGTCGTTCGGCGAGTACGGCATCCAGGCCCTCACGCCCGCGTACGTCACGAACCGGCAGATCGAGTCCGCTCGTATCGCCATGACGCGTCACGTCAAGCGCGGCGGCAAGGTGTACATCAACATCTTCCCCGACCGCCCGCTCACCAAGAAGCCCGCCGAGACCCGCATGGGTTCCGGAAAGGGCTCGGTCGAGTGGTGGGTCGCGAACGTCAAGCCGGGCCGCGTGCTCTTCGAGCTCTCCGGAGTCGACGAGGTCACGGCGCGCGAGGCGCTCACCCGGGCCATCCACAAGCTGCCCCTCAAGGCACGCATCATCAAGCGCGAGGAAGGCGACGCATAA
- the rplE gene encoding 50S ribosomal protein L5, with the protein MTDTATAGTAESTPLPRLKQKYRSEIVSQLTADLGFTNVHQVPGLTKIVVNMGVGDAARDGKIIDGAVADLTKITGQKPQVTKARKSIAQFKLREGQAIGTHVTLRGDRMWEFLDRLLSLALPRIRDFRGLSPKQFDGNGNYTFGLNEQSMFHEIDQDRIDRVRGMDITVVTTARTDDEGRALLKALGFPFQTPENTP; encoded by the coding sequence ATGACCGACACCGCCACCGCTGGCACGGCCGAGAGCACGCCGCTCCCGCGCCTCAAGCAGAAGTACCGCTCCGAGATCGTCAGCCAGCTGACCGCTGATCTCGGCTTCACGAACGTGCACCAGGTGCCCGGCCTCACGAAGATCGTCGTGAACATGGGCGTCGGCGACGCGGCCCGTGACGGCAAGATCATCGACGGCGCGGTCGCCGACCTCACCAAGATCACCGGCCAGAAGCCGCAGGTCACGAAGGCCCGCAAGTCGATCGCCCAGTTCAAGCTGCGTGAGGGCCAGGCCATCGGCACCCACGTGACGCTGCGCGGCGACCGCATGTGGGAGTTCCTCGACCGCCTGCTGTCCCTCGCCCTGCCCCGCATCCGCGACTTCCGCGGGCTCAGCCCGAAGCAGTTCGACGGCAACGGCAACTACACGTTCGGCCTCAACGAGCAGTCCATGTTCCACGAGATCGACCAGGACCGCATCGACCGGGTCCGCGGCATGGACATCACGGTCGTCACGACCGCTCGGACGGACGACGAGGGACGCGCGCTGCTCAAGGCGCTCGGCTTCCCGTTCCAGACGCCCGAGAACACGCCGTAG
- the rplR gene encoding 50S ribosomal protein L18, with protein MALGVRGKSKSAARGRRHARLRKKVEGTELRPRLVVTRSARHVFVQVVDDSRGHTVASASTLEADMRTFDGDKTAKSRKVGELVAERAKAAGVESVVFDRGGNRYAGRVAAIAEGAREGGLSL; from the coding sequence ATGGCTCTCGGAGTTAGAGGAAAAAGCAAGTCCGCCGCCCGCGGCCGCAGGCACGCACGCCTGCGCAAGAAGGTCGAGGGCACCGAGCTGCGTCCGCGCCTGGTCGTCACCCGTTCGGCCCGCCACGTCTTCGTGCAGGTCGTCGATGACAGCCGTGGTCACACCGTCGCGTCCGCGTCGACCCTCGAGGCCGACATGCGCACGTTCGACGGCGACAAGACCGCCAAGTCGCGCAAGGTCGGCGAGCTCGTCGCCGAGCGCGCCAAGGCGGCCGGCGTGGAGAGCGTCGTATTCGATCGTGGTGGCAACCGCTACGCAGGACGCGTCGCGGCCATCGCCGAAGGAGCTCGAGAGGGTGGTCTGAGCCTGTGA
- a CDS encoding DNA topoisomerase IB, whose amino-acid sequence MVRLRRSDATGKGYTRKRSGKGWTYLDSDGERVTDKALRARMDHLGIPPAWTDVWIAPYENGHVQATGMDSAGRRQYIYHPTWREQKDRIKFDRSLQLAESLPAARRQVTMHLRQDGFTRERALAAGFRMLDTGSLRVGSERYTESNGSHGLSTLLCSHVTIHGDTVHLEFPAKSGQEWSSDIRDADLVKAIQGLKRRGPNARLLAYKDGRTWHPLGAADINDYVRERTGGEFTAKDFRTLHGTVAAAVSLAKHGPEATKGKRQRALAQAYRDAAEVLSNTPTIAKNSYVDPRLVDEYVHGRTIDPQRTASGETELRVLLFR is encoded by the coding sequence ATGGTCAGACTCCGGCGCAGCGACGCCACCGGCAAGGGCTACACGCGCAAGCGCTCCGGCAAGGGCTGGACGTACCTCGACTCCGACGGGGAGCGCGTCACCGACAAGGCCCTCCGCGCGCGGATGGACCACCTCGGCATCCCGCCCGCCTGGACCGACGTGTGGATCGCGCCCTACGAGAACGGCCACGTGCAGGCCACGGGCATGGACAGCGCCGGCCGCCGGCAGTACATCTACCACCCGACCTGGCGCGAGCAGAAGGACCGGATCAAGTTCGACCGCTCCCTGCAGCTGGCCGAGTCGCTGCCCGCCGCCCGGCGCCAGGTCACCATGCACCTCCGCCAGGACGGGTTCACGCGCGAGCGCGCGCTGGCCGCCGGGTTCCGGATGCTCGACACGGGCAGCCTCCGCGTGGGGAGCGAGCGCTACACGGAGTCGAACGGCAGCCACGGGCTGTCGACGCTCCTGTGCTCGCACGTGACGATCCACGGCGACACCGTCCACCTCGAGTTCCCCGCGAAGAGCGGGCAGGAGTGGTCGAGCGACATCCGGGACGCCGACCTCGTGAAGGCCATCCAGGGCCTCAAGCGCCGCGGCCCGAACGCGCGGCTCCTGGCCTACAAGGACGGCCGCACGTGGCACCCGCTGGGCGCCGCGGACATCAACGACTACGTGCGCGAGCGCACCGGCGGCGAGTTCACGGCGAAGGACTTCCGCACGCTGCACGGCACGGTCGCGGCGGCCGTCAGCCTGGCGAAGCACGGGCCCGAGGCGACCAAGGGCAAGCGGCAGCGGGCGCTCGCGCAGGCGTACCGCGACGCGGCGGAGGTGCTGAGCAACACCCCGACGATCGCGAAGAACAGCTACGTGGATCCGCGCCTCGTCGACGAGTACGTGCACGGCCGGACCATCGACCCGCAGCGCACCGCGTCCGGTGAGACGGAGCTCCGGGTGCTGCTGTTCCGGTGA
- the rpsJ gene encoding 30S ribosomal protein S10, with amino-acid sequence MAGQKIRIRLKSYDHSVIDSSARKIVDTVTRAGATVVGPVPLPTEKNVICVIRSPHKYKDSREHFEMRTHKRLIDIVDPTPKAVDSLMRLDLPADVNIEIKL; translated from the coding sequence ATGGCGGGACAGAAGATCCGCATCCGACTTAAGTCGTACGACCACTCGGTCATCGACTCCTCGGCCCGGAAGATCGTCGACACGGTGACCCGCGCGGGCGCCACGGTCGTCGGCCCGGTGCCGCTGCCCACGGAGAAGAACGTGATCTGCGTGATCCGTTCCCCCCACAAGTACAAGGACAGCCGCGAGCACTTCGAGATGCGCACGCACAAGCGTCTGATCGACATCGTCGACCCGACGCCGAAGGCGGTCGACTCGCTCATGCGACTCGACCTCCCGGCCGACGTCAACATCGAGATCAAGCTCTAA
- the rplX gene encoding 50S ribosomal protein L24 — protein MANIKKGDLVQVITGRTQAKGGDRGKQGKVLSVLVERNRVVVEGVNFVTKHVRVGQTQRGSKTGGIETVEAPIHISNVALVDPESKKPTRVGFRTETVEKDGVSKTVRVRYAKKSGKDL, from the coding sequence ATGGCGAACATCAAGAAGGGTGACCTCGTGCAGGTCATCACGGGGCGCACGCAGGCCAAGGGCGGCGACCGGGGCAAGCAGGGCAAGGTCCTGTCCGTCCTCGTCGAGCGCAACCGCGTCGTCGTCGAGGGCGTGAACTTCGTCACGAAGCACGTCCGCGTCGGCCAGACGCAGCGCGGCTCCAAGACCGGCGGCATCGAGACCGTCGAGGCGCCCATCCACATCTCCAACGTCGCGCTCGTCGACCCCGAGTCCAAGAAGCCCACGCGAGTCGGCTTCCGGACCGAGACGGTCGAGAAGGACGGGGTCTCCAAGACCGTCCGCGTGCGCTACGCCAAGAAGTCAGGTAAGGACCTCTAG
- the rpsS gene encoding 30S ribosomal protein S19, giving the protein MPRSLKKGPFVDDHLLRKVISANEASSKNVIKTWSRRSMIIPAMLGHTIAVHDGRKHTPVFITESMVGHKLGEFALTRTFRGHVKDDKKGRRR; this is encoded by the coding sequence ATGCCACGCAGTCTGAAGAAGGGCCCCTTCGTCGACGACCACCTGCTCCGCAAGGTGATCTCGGCGAACGAGGCCAGCAGCAAGAACGTGATCAAGACCTGGTCGCGCCGATCGATGATCATCCCGGCGATGCTGGGTCACACCATCGCGGTGCACGACGGTCGCAAGCACACGCCGGTGTTCATCACCGAGTCGATGGTGGGCCACAAGCTCGGCGAGTTCGCTCTCACGCGCACCTTCCGCGGCCACGTGAAGGACGACAAGAAGGGTCGTCGTCGCTAA
- the tuf gene encoding elongation factor Tu: protein MGKAKFERTKPHVNIGTIGHVDHGKTTLTAAISKVLADKYPSATNVQRDFASIDSAPEERQRGITINISHVEYETPKRHYAHVDAPGHADYIKNMITGAAQMDGAILVVAATDGPMAQTREHVLLAKQVGVPYLLVALNKSDMVDDEEILELVELEVRELLSSQDFDGDNAPVVQVSGLKALEGDEKWVEQIVKLMDAVDESIPEPVRDKDKPFLMPVEDVFTITGRGTVVTGRAERGTLAINSDVEIVGIRPTVKTTVTGIEMFHKQLDEAWAGENCGLLLRGTKREDVERGQVIVKPGSVTPHTDFEGTAYILSKEEGGRHNPFYANYRPQFYFRTTDVTGVITLPEGTEMVMPGDTTDMNVALIQPIAMEEGLGFAIREGGRTVGAGTVTKIIK from the coding sequence GTGGGTAAGGCCAAGTTCGAGCGGACCAAGCCGCACGTCAACATCGGAACGATCGGTCACGTCGACCACGGCAAGACGACGCTGACGGCAGCGATCTCCAAGGTCCTGGCGGACAAGTACCCGTCGGCGACCAACGTGCAGCGCGACTTCGCGTCCATCGACTCCGCTCCCGAGGAGCGCCAGCGCGGCATCACGATCAACATCTCGCACGTCGAGTACGAGACGCCCAAGCGTCACTACGCTCACGTCGACGCCCCGGGTCACGCTGACTACATCAAGAACATGATCACCGGCGCGGCGCAGATGGACGGCGCGATCCTCGTGGTCGCCGCCACCGACGGCCCCATGGCCCAGACGCGCGAGCACGTGCTGCTCGCGAAGCAGGTCGGCGTGCCCTACCTGCTCGTCGCGCTCAACAAGTCCGACATGGTCGACGACGAGGAGATCCTCGAGCTCGTCGAGCTCGAGGTCCGCGAGCTGCTCTCCAGCCAGGACTTCGACGGCGACAACGCCCCCGTCGTCCAGGTCTCCGGCCTCAAGGCGCTCGAGGGCGACGAGAAGTGGGTCGAGCAGATCGTCAAGCTCATGGACGCGGTCGACGAGTCCATCCCGGAGCCCGTCCGCGACAAGGACAAGCCGTTCCTCATGCCCGTCGAGGACGTCTTCACGATCACCGGTCGTGGAACCGTCGTCACGGGTCGCGCCGAGCGCGGAACCCTCGCCATCAACTCGGACGTCGAGATCGTGGGCATCCGTCCCACCGTCAAGACCACCGTCACGGGCATCGAGATGTTCCACAAGCAGCTCGACGAGGCCTGGGCCGGCGAGAACTGCGGTCTCCTGCTCCGCGGCACCAAGCGCGAGGACGTCGAGCGCGGCCAGGTCATCGTCAAGCCGGGTTCGGTCACGCCGCACACCGACTTCGAGGGCACCGCGTACATCCTCTCCAAGGAGGAGGGCGGGCGTCACAACCCGTTCTACGCGAACTACCGCCCGCAGTTCTACTTCCGCACCACCGACGTCACCGGCGTCATCACGCTGCCCGAGGGCACCGAGATGGTCATGCCCGGCGACACCACCGACATGAACGTCGCGCTGATCCAGCCCATCGCCATGGAGGAGGGCCTCGGCTTCGCCATCCGCGAGGGTGGCCGCACCGTCGGCGCCGGCACGGTCACGAAGATCATCAAGTAG
- the rplB gene encoding 50S ribosomal protein L2 translates to MAIRKYKPTTPGRRGSSVADFVEITRSTPEKSLLRPLSKTGGRNNQGRITTRHIGGGHKRQYRVIDFKRNDKDGVLATVAHIEYDPNRTARIALLHFVDGTKRYILAPNKLSQGDKIESGAQADIKPGNNLPLRNIPTGTVIHAIELRPGGGAKMARSAGASVRLVAKDGPYAQLRLPSGEIRNVDARCRATIGEVGNAEQSNINWGKAGRMRWKGVRPTVRGVAMNPVDHPHGGGEGKTSGGRHPVSPWGQKEGRTRHINKPSDKLIVRRRNAGKKRK, encoded by the coding sequence ATGGCCATTCGCAAGTACAAGCCCACGACCCCGGGTCGTCGCGGTTCGTCCGTCGCCGACTTCGTGGAGATCACGCGCTCGACGCCCGAGAAGTCGCTGCTCCGCCCGCTCTCCAAGACCGGTGGACGCAACAACCAGGGCCGCATCACCACGCGTCACATCGGTGGCGGCCACAAGCGCCAGTACCGCGTCATCGACTTCAAGCGCAATGACAAGGACGGCGTCCTCGCCACCGTCGCGCACATCGAGTACGACCCCAACCGCACGGCGCGCATCGCGCTCCTGCACTTCGTCGACGGCACCAAGCGCTACATCCTGGCGCCGAACAAGCTGAGCCAGGGCGACAAGATCGAGTCGGGCGCCCAGGCCGACATCAAGCCGGGCAACAACCTGCCGCTGCGCAACATCCCGACGGGTACCGTCATCCACGCCATCGAGCTCCGCCCCGGCGGCGGCGCGAAGATGGCCCGCTCCGCCGGCGCCTCCGTGCGCCTCGTGGCGAAGGACGGCCCCTACGCCCAGCTGCGCCTGCCCTCCGGCGAGATCCGCAACGTCGATGCGCGCTGCCGCGCGACCATCGGCGAGGTCGGCAACGCCGAGCAGTCGAACATCAACTGGGGCAAGGCCGGCCGCATGCGCTGGAAGGGCGTCCGCCCGACCGTCCGCGGTGTCGCCATGAACCCGGTCGACCACCCGCACGGTGGTGGTGAGGGCAAGACCTCCGGTGGTCGCCACCCGGTCAGCCCGTGGGGCCAGAAGGAAGGCCGCACGCGCCACATCAACAAGCCCAGCGACAAGCTCATCGTTCGCCGCCGCAACGCCGGCAAGAAGCGCAAGTAG
- the rplF gene encoding 50S ribosomal protein L6 has product MSRIGRLPIDVPAGVDVTVDGQLVTVKGPKGELSLTVAQPIRAEVQDGQVLVTRPDDERESRSLHGLTRSLIANQIVGVTTGYTKGLEIVGTGYRVAVKDKGVEFALGFSHPVYVEAPAGISFTVEGVNKMTVVGIDKQLVGETAANIRKIRKPEPYKGKGVRYAGENVRRKAGKSGK; this is encoded by the coding sequence ATGTCCCGCATCGGAAGACTCCCCATCGACGTCCCCGCAGGGGTCGACGTCACCGTCGACGGCCAGCTCGTCACGGTCAAGGGCCCCAAGGGCGAGCTGAGCCTCACCGTGGCCCAGCCCATCCGCGCCGAGGTCCAGGACGGGCAGGTGCTCGTCACCCGTCCGGACGACGAGCGCGAGTCGCGTTCGCTCCACGGCCTCACGCGCAGCCTCATCGCCAACCAGATCGTCGGCGTCACCACCGGCTACACCAAGGGCCTCGAGATCGTCGGCACGGGTTACCGCGTCGCGGTCAAGGACAAGGGCGTCGAGTTCGCGCTCGGCTTCTCCCACCCCGTGTACGTCGAGGCGCCCGCGGGCATCAGCTTCACCGTCGAGGGCGTCAACAAGATGACCGTCGTCGGCATCGACAAGCAGCTCGTCGGCGAGACGGCCGCCAACATCCGCAAGATTCGCAAGCCCGAGCCCTACAAGGGCAAGGGCGTCCGCTACGCCGGCGAGAACGTTCGCCGCAAGGCCGGAAAGAGTGGTAAGTGA
- the rpsH gene encoding 30S ribosomal protein S8, with protein sequence MTMTDPVADMLTRLRNANSAHHDTVSMPHSKLKSHIADILKSEGFIAGWDVADARVGQTLTLSLKFGPDRQRSIRGIKRVSKPGLRVYAKSAEIPQVLGGLGVAILSTSSGLLTDRQAAKKGVGGEVLAYVW encoded by the coding sequence ATGACAATGACCGACCCGGTCGCTGACATGCTGACCCGACTCCGGAACGCGAACTCCGCGCACCACGACACGGTCTCCATGCCGCACTCCAAGCTCAAGTCGCACATCGCCGACATCCTCAAGTCCGAGGGCTTCATCGCCGGCTGGGACGTCGCGGACGCCCGCGTCGGCCAGACGCTGACGCTCAGCCTCAAGTTCGGACCCGACCGCCAGCGCTCCATCCGGGGCATCAAGCGCGTGTCGAAGCCCGGACTGCGCGTGTACGCGAAGTCCGCGGAGATCCCCCAGGTCCTCGGGGGCCTCGGGGTCGCCATCCTGTCCACCTCCTCGGGGCTCCTCACGGACCGCCAGGCTGCGAAGAAGGGCGTGGGTGGGGAAGTCCTCGCCTACGTGTGGTAA
- the rplN gene encoding 50S ribosomal protein L14: protein MIQQESRLKIADNTGAKEILTIRVLGGSGRRYAGLGDVIVATVKDAIPGGNVKKGEVVKAVIVRTKKETRRPDGSYIKFDENAAVILNSNGEPRGTRIFGPVGRELRDKKFMKIISLAPEVI, encoded by the coding sequence GTGATTCAGCAGGAATCCCGCCTGAAGATCGCCGACAACACCGGTGCCAAGGAGATCTTGACCATCCGCGTGCTCGGTGGCTCGGGTCGTCGCTACGCCGGACTCGGGGACGTCATCGTCGCGACCGTCAAGGACGCGATCCCCGGCGGCAACGTGAAGAAGGGCGAGGTCGTCAAGGCCGTCATCGTCCGCACCAAGAAGGAGACGCGCCGTCCCGACGGCTCGTACATCAAGTTCGACGAGAACGCCGCCGTCATCCTGAACAGCAACGGGGAGCCCCGCGGCACCCGCATCTTCGGACCGGTGGGCCGCGAGCTCCGGGACAAGAAGTTCATGAAGATCATCTCGCTGGCACCGGAGGTCATTTAG
- the rplW gene encoding 50S ribosomal protein L23 has product MSATQKDPRDIIIAPVVSEKSYGLIDQGKYTFIVDPRSNKTEIKLAIEKIFGVQVASVNTLNKQGKTRRTKFGMGKRKDTKRAIVSLKSGSIDIFTTVG; this is encoded by the coding sequence ATGAGCGCCACCCAGAAGGACCCCCGCGACATCATCATCGCGCCGGTCGTCTCCGAGAAGAGCTACGGCCTGATCGACCAGGGCAAGTACACGTTCATCGTGGACCCCCGTTCGAACAAGACGGAGATCAAGCTCGCGATCGAGAAGATCTTCGGCGTGCAGGTGGCGTCGGTCAACACGCTCAACAAGCAGGGCAAGACCCGCCGGACCAAGTTCGGGATGGGCAAGCGCAAGGACACCAAGCGCGCCATCGTCTCCCTCAAGTCGGGCTCCATCGACATCTTCACGACCGTCGGCTGA
- the rplV gene encoding 50S ribosomal protein L22 — protein sequence MVESIARVRHIRVTPQKARRVVDMIRGKQAEEALAILKFAPQGASEPVYKLVASAMANARVKADASNSFLAEQDLYIAKAFVDEGTTLKRFQPRAQGRAFRINKRTSHITVVLATPDEADVATTTKKASK from the coding sequence ATGGTGGAGTCGATCGCACGCGTGCGTCACATCCGCGTCACCCCCCAGAAGGCCCGTCGTGTCGTGGACATGATCCGCGGGAAGCAGGCCGAGGAGGCCCTGGCCATCCTGAAGTTCGCGCCGCAGGGCGCGAGCGAGCCGGTCTACAAGCTGGTGGCCTCGGCCATGGCGAACGCGCGGGTCAAGGCCGACGCGTCCAACAGCTTCCTGGCCGAGCAGGACCTCTACATCGCCAAGGCGTTCGTGGACGAGGGCACCACCCTCAAGCGGTTCCAGCCGCGCGCACAGGGTCGCGCATTCCGTATCAACAAGCGCACCAGCCACATCACGGTCGTCCTCGCGACGCCGGATGAGGCGGACGTGGCGACGACCACGAAGAAGGCGAGCAAGTAA
- the rpsC gene encoding 30S ribosomal protein S3: MGQKVNPYGFRLGITTDHVSRWFSDSTKKGQRYSDYVAEDVRIRTMLKTSLDRAGVARIEIERTRDRVRVDIYTARPGIVIGRRGVEAERIRADLEKLTGKQIQLNILEVKNPEAEAQLVAQGIAEQLAGRVAFRRAMRKGLQGAQRAGAKGVRIQVSGRLGGAEMSRSEFYREGRVPLHTLRANIDYGFYEARTSFGRIGVKVWVYKGDITNKDLAREQANQKSSRPERRNDRSDGRTGDRRTNAPRTAPAAEAAPVAAAGVEA; the protein is encoded by the coding sequence ATGGGACAGAAGGTCAACCCGTACGGGTTCCGTCTCGGGATCACCACCGACCACGTGTCGCGCTGGTTCTCGGACAGCACGAAGAAGGGGCAGCGTTACAGCGACTACGTCGCCGAGGACGTGCGCATCCGCACCATGCTCAAGACGAGCCTCGACCGCGCCGGAGTGGCGCGCATCGAGATCGAGCGCACCCGTGACCGCGTCCGCGTGGACATCTACACGGCGCGCCCGGGCATCGTCATCGGACGCCGCGGCGTCGAGGCCGAGCGCATCCGCGCCGACCTCGAGAAGCTCACGGGCAAGCAGATCCAGCTGAACATCCTCGAGGTGAAGAACCCCGAGGCCGAGGCGCAGCTGGTCGCCCAGGGCATCGCCGAGCAGCTCGCGGGTCGCGTGGCGTTCCGCCGCGCGATGCGCAAGGGCCTCCAGGGCGCCCAGCGCGCCGGCGCCAAGGGCGTCCGCATCCAGGTCTCGGGCCGCCTCGGCGGCGCCGAGATGAGCCGGTCGGAGTTCTACCGCGAGGGCCGCGTGCCGCTGCACACCCTCCGCGCGAACATCGACTACGGCTTCTACGAGGCCCGCACCTCCTTCGGCCGCATCGGCGTGAAGGTCTGGGTCTACAAGGGCGACATCACGAACAAGGATCTCGCTCGCGAGCAGGCGAACCAGAAGTCGTCCCGCCCCGAGCGCCGTAACGACCGTTCCGACGGTCGAACCGGGGATCGCCGCACCAATGCGCCGCGCACCGCGCCGGCCGCCGAGGCAGCGCCGGTCGCCGCAGCAGGAGTTGAGGCGTAA
- the rpmC gene encoding 50S ribosomal protein L29: MAIGSKELAPVELDTFEDERLVEELKKAKEELFNLRFQSATGQLDSHGRLRAVKRDIARIYTVIRERELGIRATPAPVEVPEKPEKKKATKKAAKADDAAVTEKAEEA, from the coding sequence ATGGCGATCGGTTCCAAGGAGCTCGCCCCCGTCGAGCTGGACACTTTCGAGGACGAGCGACTCGTCGAAGAGCTGAAGAAGGCCAAGGAGGAGCTGTTCAACCTGCGCTTCCAGTCGGCCACCGGTCAGCTCGACAGCCACGGCCGCCTGCGCGCCGTCAAGCGCGACATCGCTCGGATCTACACGGTCATCCGCGAGCGCGAGCTGGGCATCCGTGCCACGCCCGCCCCCGTCGAGGTCCCCGAGAAGCCCGAGAAGAAGAAGGCGACGAAGAAGGCCGCGAAGGCCGACGACGCCGCCGTCACCGAGAAGGCTGAGGAGGCTTGA
- the rplC gene encoding 50S ribosomal protein L3 codes for MSTANRTFTGLLGTKLGMTQVWDENNKLIPVTVVQITPNVVTQVRTPEVDGYGAIQIAYGQIDPRKADKPSTGHFDKAGVTPRRHLTEVRTADFAEYTLGQEITVGAFEPGTKVDVVGTSKGKGFAGVMKRHNFKGVSASHGSHRNHRKPGSIGASSTPSRVFKGMRMAGRMGGERVTVLNLVVHSVDAEKGLLLVKGAVPGARGRIVFVRNAVKGK; via the coding sequence ATGTCTACCGCTAACAGGACTTTCACCGGTCTCCTCGGCACGAAGCTGGGCATGACGCAGGTGTGGGACGAGAACAACAAGCTCATCCCCGTGACCGTCGTCCAGATCACCCCGAACGTCGTCACCCAGGTGCGCACGCCCGAGGTCGACGGCTACGGCGCGATCCAGATCGCCTACGGGCAGATCGACCCGCGCAAGGCCGACAAGCCGAGCACCGGCCACTTCGACAAGGCCGGCGTCACGCCGCGCCGCCACCTCACCGAGGTCCGCACCGCCGACTTCGCCGAGTACACGCTCGGCCAGGAGATCACGGTCGGCGCCTTCGAGCCCGGCACCAAGGTCGACGTCGTCGGCACCAGCAAGGGCAAGGGCTTCGCCGGCGTCATGAAGCGCCACAACTTCAAGGGCGTCTCCGCCTCGCACGGTTCGCACCGCAACCACCGCAAGCCCGGTTCCATCGGCGCCTCCTCGACCCCCAGCCGTGTCTTCAAGGGCATGCGCATGGCCGGTCGCATGGGCGGCGAGCGCGTCACCGTGCTGAACCTCGTCGTCCACAGCGTGGACGCCGAGAAGGGCCTCCTGCTCGTCAAGGGCGCAGTGCCCGGCGCGCGTGGCCGCATCGTCTTCGTCCGCAACGCAGTGAAGGGGAAGTAG